The Streptomyces phaeolivaceus genome has a window encoding:
- a CDS encoding sigma-70 family RNA polymerase sigma factor, whose amino-acid sequence MRLSNIDVMSKPGSSGRGTTRNVTTTRNAAAGSTAATALRSGPEATADFERARSRLFGIAYRMLGRVADAEDVVQDVWVRWQGTDRAQVRDRVAFLVTVTIRVALNEATSARARHEVSVGAGIPGGDPTSLDPAREAERGEALELAMGLLMARLTPVERAVYVLREAFEYPFREIAGILELSEGNARQVALRARRHLAGQRRTPVDAAERDGLLEAFLDASRVGDMGHLIGLFQGGGTLRRPR is encoded by the coding sequence ATGCGCTTGTCCAACATCGACGTCATGTCGAAGCCGGGCTCGTCCGGCAGGGGTACGACCAGGAACGTAACGACGACGAGGAACGCGGCGGCCGGGAGCACGGCGGCGACCGCCCTTCGCTCCGGGCCGGAGGCGACGGCCGACTTCGAGAGGGCGCGCTCCCGGTTGTTCGGGATCGCCTACCGGATGCTGGGGCGGGTGGCCGACGCCGAGGACGTCGTTCAGGACGTGTGGGTCCGCTGGCAGGGCACGGACCGGGCACAGGTACGGGACCGGGTCGCGTTCCTCGTGACCGTCACCATCCGGGTCGCGCTCAACGAGGCGACCTCGGCCCGCGCCCGCCACGAGGTCAGTGTCGGCGCGGGGATCCCGGGCGGCGACCCCACGTCCCTCGATCCGGCGCGGGAGGCCGAACGCGGCGAGGCGCTGGAACTCGCGATGGGGCTCCTGATGGCACGGCTCACGCCCGTCGAACGCGCCGTGTACGTGCTGCGCGAGGCGTTCGAGTACCCGTTCCGGGAGATCGCCGGGATTCTCGAACTGAGCGAGGGCAACGCACGGCAGGTGGCGCTGCGGGCGCGCAGACATCTCGCCGGGCAACGGCGCACCCCGGTCGACGCGGCGGAGCGGGACGGGCTGCTCGAAGCCTTCCTCGACGCGTCCCGGGTCGGCGACATGGGGCATCTCATCGGCCTGTTCCAGGGAGGTGGCACCCTGCGGCGCCCCCGCTGA
- a CDS encoding rhamnogalacturonan lyase family protein, translated as MRMTLRALVVCAALLAGPTNLPSSGAGTAAADAPAVRAARMMENLGRGVVAVRSAGNRVLVSWRLLGLDPEGIGFHVYRSTAGGAYTRLNTAVLTGGTNYTDTTADLTRSQSYRVAPVVGGQEQAPGAAFTLTANHTTEPVVRVPLRSGGPVKFVWAGDLDGDGEYDYLVDRQTSPQRLEAYTGRGQFLWDVDLGPNSRNQDNIEPGSSTIDVGHWDGVTVYDFDSDGRAEVALKIADGVRFGDGTAWTHADDSRQFMAVLDGRTGALRNWAAVPTTYLADGPMGARLGVAYLNGTTPSLVAYMKNRRDDGAFNLMMAAWRFTGGALRQEWTWLRGGQNAPDGHNTRAVDVNGDGTDEVAEIGFVLNGDGTPRYSMGPQGIVHGDRFHIADLDPGRPGLEGYGVQQDNPSGLLEYYYDAATGSVIWRHDGGPADVGRGMAGDVDARFPGMEVWSFSGLYNASTNRLTEPNTALRPWPQLGLWWDGDLTMELLNDGKIEKWNPLNPTPTGGLPRLVSTWNHGAVTAAQGGPTLVGDLLGDWREEAVYTNAAYDELIVFTTDQPTGTRLYTPAHNPAYRNAMTFKGYMQSHQLDYFLGAGMAQPPRPNIAYAGGSPQ; from the coding sequence ATGCGCATGACACTCAGAGCTCTGGTCGTCTGTGCCGCGCTGCTCGCCGGGCCGACGAACCTGCCCTCGTCCGGTGCGGGCACGGCCGCGGCCGACGCCCCGGCGGTGCGGGCCGCGCGGATGATGGAGAACCTCGGGCGCGGGGTCGTCGCGGTGCGCTCGGCCGGTAACCGGGTGCTGGTCTCCTGGCGGCTGCTGGGGCTCGACCCGGAGGGCATCGGCTTCCACGTCTACCGGTCCACCGCCGGCGGCGCGTACACCAGGCTCAACACGGCCGTCCTGACCGGCGGGACCAACTACACGGACACCACGGCCGACCTGACCCGCTCGCAGAGCTACCGCGTGGCCCCGGTCGTGGGCGGCCAGGAGCAGGCGCCCGGCGCGGCCTTCACCCTGACGGCGAACCACACGACGGAGCCCGTGGTCCGTGTGCCGTTGCGGTCCGGCGGTCCGGTGAAGTTCGTCTGGGCCGGCGATCTCGACGGCGACGGCGAGTACGACTACCTCGTGGACCGGCAGACCTCGCCGCAGCGGCTGGAGGCGTACACCGGGCGCGGGCAGTTCCTCTGGGACGTCGACCTGGGGCCGAACAGCCGGAACCAGGACAACATCGAACCGGGGTCGTCCACGATCGACGTGGGCCACTGGGACGGTGTCACGGTCTACGACTTCGACAGCGACGGCCGCGCGGAGGTCGCCCTGAAGATCGCCGACGGTGTCCGGTTCGGCGACGGGACGGCCTGGACGCACGCGGACGACTCCCGCCAGTTCATGGCCGTCCTCGACGGCCGGACCGGGGCGCTGCGCAACTGGGCGGCGGTGCCGACGACCTACCTCGCCGACGGACCGATGGGCGCGCGTCTCGGGGTCGCGTATCTCAACGGCACCACACCGAGCCTCGTCGCCTATATGAAGAACCGGCGCGACGACGGGGCCTTCAATCTGATGATGGCCGCCTGGCGGTTCACCGGCGGGGCGCTCAGGCAGGAGTGGACATGGCTGCGCGGCGGCCAGAACGCGCCCGACGGGCACAACACCCGTGCCGTCGACGTGAACGGCGACGGCACGGACGAGGTCGCCGAGATCGGGTTCGTCCTCAACGGCGACGGCACACCCCGGTACTCGATGGGCCCCCAGGGCATCGTCCACGGCGACCGCTTCCACATCGCCGACCTGGACCCCGGCCGCCCGGGGCTCGAAGGCTACGGCGTCCAGCAGGACAACCCGAGCGGGCTGCTGGAGTACTACTACGACGCCGCCACCGGCTCCGTGATCTGGCGGCACGACGGCGGCCCCGCCGACGTCGGACGCGGTATGGCCGGCGATGTCGACGCGCGCTTCCCCGGCATGGAGGTGTGGTCCTTCTCCGGCCTGTACAACGCGTCCACCAACCGGCTCACCGAACCGAACACCGCGCTGCGCCCCTGGCCGCAGCTGGGCCTGTGGTGGGACGGCGACCTCACCATGGAACTGCTCAACGACGGCAAGATCGAGAAGTGGAACCCGCTGAACCCGACGCCGACCGGCGGTCTGCCCCGGCTGGTCAGCACCTGGAACCACGGCGCGGTCACCGCCGCGCAGGGCGGCCCCACCCTCGTCGGTGACCTCCTCGGCGACTGGCGCGAGGAGGCCGTGTACACCAACGCCGCCTACGACGAGCTGATCGTCTTCACCACCGACCAGCCGACCGGCACCCGGCTGTACACCCCGGCCCACAACCCGGCCTACCGCAACGCCATGACGTTCAAGGGCTATATGCAGTCCCACCAGCTCGACTACTTCCTCGGGGCCGGCATGGCGCAGCCGCCCCGGCCGAACATCGCCTACGCGGGCGGTTCCCCGCAGTAG
- a CDS encoding SulP family inorganic anion transporter, with protein MTSEHRSRGLVSRLRVVPGVRAVSSYRREWLGKDLVAGVVLTTLLVPQGMAYAELAGLPPITGLYTTILCLLGYAVCGPSRILVLGPDSSLGPMIAATVLPLVAADGDPDRAVALASVLALMVAAIMILASVAKLGFIADLISKPTMIGYMNGLALTILVGQLPKLLGFKVDADNLIGECVGFVQELADGAVVPAAAAVGVGGIALILLLQRVLPKIPAVLVMVVLAIAAAVVFDLGARGVNLVGELPEGFPPFTVPEIRLSDLAPLLAGALGIALVSLADTISNASAFAARTGQEVRGNQEMAGVGVANLAAGLFQGFPVSTSGSRTAVAERAGARSQLTGVVGAALIVLMLVLVPGLFRDLPQPALAAVVITASLSLADVPGAVRLWRQRRAEFLLCLAAFVGVALLGVLPGIAVAVGLSVLNVFRRAWWPYNTVLGRVRGLEGYHDIRSYPAAGRLPGLVIYRFDAPLFFANAKAFRDEVRRLADADPRPSWIVIAAEPMTDVDTTASDVLEELDEALNAQDVHLVFAELKDPVRSKIERYGLTRTIDPAHFFPTVEAAVAAFRLRTGAEWTESGDDRPEAEHR; from the coding sequence GTGACCAGCGAGCACAGGAGTCGGGGGCTCGTGTCCCGGTTGCGGGTCGTTCCCGGGGTCCGCGCGGTGTCGTCGTACCGGCGCGAATGGCTGGGCAAGGACCTGGTCGCGGGGGTCGTCCTGACGACGCTGCTGGTGCCGCAGGGCATGGCGTACGCCGAGCTGGCGGGCCTGCCGCCCATCACGGGTCTGTACACGACGATCCTCTGTCTGCTGGGTTACGCGGTGTGCGGGCCGTCCCGGATCCTGGTGCTGGGCCCGGACTCCTCGCTGGGGCCGATGATCGCCGCGACCGTGCTGCCGCTGGTGGCGGCGGACGGTGATCCGGACCGGGCGGTCGCGCTGGCCTCGGTGCTGGCGCTGATGGTGGCGGCCATCATGATCCTTGCCTCGGTGGCGAAGCTCGGTTTCATCGCCGATCTGATCTCCAAGCCGACGATGATCGGCTATATGAACGGCCTGGCCCTGACGATCCTGGTCGGTCAGCTGCCCAAGCTGCTGGGCTTCAAGGTCGACGCGGACAATCTGATCGGCGAGTGCGTCGGCTTCGTACAGGAACTCGCCGACGGGGCGGTGGTTCCGGCCGCCGCCGCGGTCGGCGTCGGCGGGATCGCGCTGATCCTGCTGCTGCAACGCGTGCTGCCGAAGATCCCCGCCGTGCTCGTGATGGTGGTGCTGGCGATCGCGGCGGCCGTCGTCTTCGATCTCGGCGCGCGCGGGGTGAACCTGGTCGGTGAACTGCCCGAGGGTTTCCCGCCGTTCACGGTCCCGGAGATCCGGCTCTCCGATCTGGCGCCGCTGCTCGCCGGTGCGCTGGGCATCGCGCTGGTGTCCCTGGCCGACACGATCTCCAACGCGTCGGCGTTCGCGGCGCGCACGGGTCAGGAGGTCCGCGGCAACCAGGAGATGGCCGGGGTCGGCGTCGCGAACCTGGCGGCCGGTCTCTTCCAGGGCTTCCCGGTCAGTACGAGCGGGTCCCGTACGGCGGTCGCGGAGCGCGCGGGGGCCCGGAGTCAGCTGACGGGCGTGGTCGGCGCGGCGCTGATCGTCCTGATGCTCGTCCTGGTCCCGGGTCTGTTCCGTGATCTTCCGCAGCCGGCCCTGGCCGCCGTGGTGATCACCGCGTCGCTGTCCCTGGCCGACGTCCCGGGGGCGGTACGGCTGTGGCGGCAGCGCCGGGCGGAGTTCCTGCTGTGTCTCGCGGCGTTCGTCGGTGTGGCCCTGCTCGGTGTGCTGCCCGGGATCGCCGTGGCCGTGGGCCTGTCCGTCCTGAACGTCTTCCGGCGGGCGTGGTGGCCGTACAACACGGTGCTGGGGCGGGTGCGGGGGCTGGAGGGCTATCACGACATCCGGTCCTATCCGGCGGCCGGGCGGCTGCCGGGCCTGGTGATCTACCGGTTCGACGCCCCGCTGTTCTTCGCCAACGCCAAGGCGTTCCGGGACGAGGTCAGACGGCTGGCCGACGCCGACCCCCGGCCGAGCTGGATCGTGATCGCGGCGGAGCCCATGACGGACGTGGACACCACCGCCTCGGACGTCCTGGAGGAACTCGACGAGGCGCTCAACGCGCAGGACGTGCATCTGGTGTTCGCCGAGCTGAAGGACCCGGTCCGCAGCAAGATCGAGCGGTACGGGCTGACGCGCACGATCGACCCGGCGCACTTCTTCCCGACCGTGGAGGCCGCCGTCGCGGCCTTCCGGCTGCGGACCGGGGCGGAGTGGACGGAGTCGGGCGACGACCGTCCCGAGGCCGAGCATCGGTGA
- a CDS encoding polyphosphate kinase 2 family protein yields the protein MPDERAATIAEFIAPLRVEPGSKVRLERDFDPRYRGDLRKRDGSELLRTGVSLLAEYQERLAAQDSYGVLLCLQALDAGGKDGTIRHVMSGVNPQGVRVSSFKVPSAEELDHDYLWRYARRLPARGEIAIFNRSHYEEVLVVRVHPENLVRQKLPDGTRGPDIWERRYREINQWERYLTDNGFKVVKIFLNLSKEEQRTRFLKRIDLPEKNWKFSAADVRERRHWDEYQLAFSEMLSATSTEWAPWYVVPADRKWFARVCAAAILAHTLMDIDPRYPDVGDAARKALLVTREELEREAPAGALADPYAGAPGRKKHG from the coding sequence ATGCCGGACGAGAGAGCCGCGACCATCGCGGAGTTCATCGCGCCGCTGCGGGTGGAACCGGGGTCGAAGGTGCGGCTGGAGCGGGACTTCGACCCCCGCTACAGGGGCGATCTGCGGAAGCGCGACGGGAGCGAGCTGCTGCGGACCGGGGTGTCGCTGCTGGCCGAGTACCAGGAGCGGCTGGCCGCCCAGGACTCGTACGGCGTGCTGCTCTGTCTCCAGGCGCTCGACGCCGGGGGCAAGGACGGGACGATCCGCCATGTGATGAGCGGCGTCAATCCGCAGGGCGTGCGGGTCAGCAGCTTCAAGGTGCCCTCCGCCGAGGAGCTCGACCACGACTACCTGTGGCGCTACGCCCGGCGCCTGCCCGCGCGCGGTGAGATCGCCATCTTCAACCGCTCGCACTACGAGGAGGTCCTCGTCGTACGGGTCCACCCCGAGAACCTGGTCCGGCAGAAGCTGCCGGACGGCACCCGGGGACCGGACATCTGGGAGCGGCGCTACCGGGAGATCAACCAGTGGGAGCGGTATCTCACGGACAACGGGTTCAAGGTGGTGAAGATCTTCCTGAACCTGTCCAAGGAGGAGCAGCGCACCCGTTTCCTGAAGCGGATCGATCTGCCGGAGAAGAACTGGAAGTTCTCCGCCGCCGACGTCCGGGAGCGGCGCCACTGGGACGAGTACCAGCTCGCGTTCTCCGAGATGCTGTCGGCGACGAGCACCGAGTGGGCGCCGTGGTACGTCGTACCGGCGGACCGGAAGTGGTTCGCGCGGGTCTGCGCGGCGGCGATCCTCGCGCACACCCTGATGGACATCGACCCGCGCTACCCCGACGTGGGCGACGCGGCACGCAAGGCGCTGCTCGTCACCCGGGAGGAGCTGGAACGGGAGGCCCCCGCCGGCGCCCTGGCCGATCCGTACGCCGGGGCGCCGGGGAGGAAGAAGCACGGGTAG
- a CDS encoding three-helix bundle dimerization domain-containing protein: MGISAAVPAEEQIARDELASIRNMAVRLSAAYPSVDRATVEATVRTAYDSFHLARVRAYVPILVERRARRALGAKGGA; this comes from the coding sequence ATGGGGATCAGTGCGGCCGTACCGGCCGAGGAACAGATTGCGCGGGACGAACTCGCGTCCATCCGGAACATGGCGGTACGGCTCAGCGCGGCCTACCCCTCGGTCGACCGGGCCACCGTCGAGGCGACGGTCAGGACCGCGTACGACTCGTTCCACCTGGCCCGGGTCAGGGCCTACGTCCCGATCCTGGTCGAACGCCGGGCCCGGCGGGCTCTCGGTGCGAAGGGCGGGGCCTGA
- a CDS encoding calcium-binding protein, whose amino-acid sequence MGTLAPGAVVTVTVAAEPRATGTLTDRATVGATQTDPNSGDNTAAATTTVTNTRGCTRVGTSGNDILTGTFGNDVICALGGDDTVNAGSGNDTVHAGHGNDRVDGGAGNDTLNGGPGNDNLIGNNGTDNLDTVDGVPGNDTANGGPGTDSCTTDPGDTRVSCP is encoded by the coding sequence CTGGGCACCCTCGCCCCCGGGGCCGTCGTCACGGTGACGGTCGCCGCCGAGCCCCGGGCCACCGGCACCCTCACCGACCGGGCCACGGTCGGTGCCACCCAGACCGACCCCAACTCCGGCGACAACACGGCCGCGGCGACCACCACGGTCACCAACACCCGTGGCTGCACCCGCGTCGGCACCAGCGGCAACGACATCCTCACCGGCACCTTCGGCAACGACGTGATCTGCGCCCTCGGCGGCGACGACACCGTCAACGCGGGCTCCGGCAACGACACCGTCCACGCCGGCCACGGCAACGACCGCGTCGACGGCGGCGCCGGCAACGACACCCTCAACGGCGGCCCCGGCAACGACAACCTGATCGGCAACAACGGCACCGACAACCTCGACACCGTCGACGGAGTCCCCGGCAACGACACCGCCAACGGCGGCCCCGGTACGGACTCCTGCACGACGGACCCGGGCGACACCCGCGTCAGCTGCCCCTGA
- a CDS encoding snapalysin family zinc-dependent metalloprotease: protein MHVRTLTGGLTAALLVSLSLTAGQAVAAPAATADASLAARVFTYDASGSAEFRSAVDRGAAIWNESVDAVELRPATTGQRANIRVLADNGWPRALPTTLGNGTVYIGRQAVDQGYDTIRISAHELGHILGLPDRKPGPCSSLMSGSTAGTACTNPYPNAAEKAEVEDNFGGLLVERAPAGRPEMIVD, encoded by the coding sequence ATGCACGTTCGTACGCTGACCGGCGGCCTGACCGCAGCCCTGCTGGTGTCCCTGTCCCTGACGGCCGGTCAGGCCGTGGCCGCCCCCGCCGCCACGGCCGACGCCTCACTGGCCGCCCGGGTCTTCACCTACGACGCCAGTGGCTCCGCCGAGTTCAGGAGCGCGGTCGACCGGGGCGCGGCGATCTGGAACGAGAGCGTCGACGCCGTCGAGCTGCGACCCGCCACCACCGGGCAACGCGCGAACATCCGGGTCCTCGCGGACAACGGCTGGCCCCGCGCGCTGCCCACCACCCTGGGCAACGGAACCGTCTACATCGGCCGCCAGGCCGTGGACCAGGGCTACGACACGATCCGTATCTCCGCCCATGAACTCGGCCACATCCTGGGCCTGCCCGACCGCAAGCCCGGCCCCTGCTCCAGCCTGATGTCCGGTTCCACCGCGGGCACCGCGTGCACGAACCCGTATCCCAACGCGGCGGAGAAGGCGGAGGTCGAGGACAACTTCGGCGGCCTCCTCGTCGAACGTGCCCCGGCGGGGCGCCCCGAGATGATCGTGGACTGA
- the ppk2 gene encoding polyphosphate kinase 2, giving the protein MTELLSDMRVDYSDHDDPVLIRPDGSPVDTWRENYPYAERMERGEYDWHKRLQQIELLKLQSWIKESGRRLVVVFEGRDAAGKGGTIKRFTEHLNPRGARVVALEKPTERERGQWYFQRYVEHLPTAGEIVLFDRSWYNRAGVERVMGFCTDDEYRRFMRQAPAFERMLVDDGVDLVKFWFSVSQGEQRTRFTIRQVDPVRQWKLSPMDLASLDLWDDYTAAKVAMFRETDTEQAPWTVVKSNDKKRARVEAMRSVLARFDYTGKDHEIVGEPDRRIVGEAATLLEAGEDVDR; this is encoded by the coding sequence ATGACCGAACTGCTCAGCGACATGCGTGTCGACTACAGCGACCACGACGACCCGGTGCTGATCCGGCCCGACGGCAGCCCGGTGGACACCTGGCGGGAGAACTACCCGTACGCAGAGCGCATGGAGCGCGGGGAGTACGACTGGCACAAGCGGCTCCAGCAGATCGAGCTGCTGAAGCTGCAGAGCTGGATCAAGGAGTCGGGGCGCCGGCTGGTCGTCGTCTTCGAGGGGCGGGACGCGGCCGGCAAGGGCGGCACCATCAAGCGCTTCACCGAGCATCTCAATCCGCGCGGCGCCCGGGTGGTGGCGCTGGAGAAGCCGACCGAGCGCGAGCGCGGGCAGTGGTACTTCCAGCGGTACGTCGAGCATCTGCCGACGGCCGGGGAGATCGTGCTCTTCGACCGGTCCTGGTACAACCGGGCCGGTGTGGAGCGGGTGATGGGCTTCTGCACGGACGACGAGTACCGGCGCTTCATGCGGCAGGCGCCCGCCTTCGAGCGGATGCTCGTGGACGACGGCGTGGACCTGGTGAAGTTCTGGTTCTCGGTGTCGCAGGGCGAGCAGCGCACACGCTTCACGATCCGTCAGGTCGACCCCGTACGGCAGTGGAAGCTCAGCCCGATGGACCTCGCGTCCCTCGACCTCTGGGACGACTACACCGCCGCGAAGGTCGCCATGTTCCGCGAGACGGACACCGAGCAGGCGCCGTGGACCGTGGTGAAGAGCAACGACAAGAAGCGGGCCCGGGTGGAGGCCATGCGCAGTGTGCTGGCCCGCTTCGACTACACCGGCAAGGACCACGAGATCGTCGGCGAACCGGACCGGAGGATCGTGGGCGAGGCGGCGACCCTGCTGGAGGCCGGGGAGGACGTCGACCGGTAG
- a CDS encoding LLM class flavin-dependent oxidoreductase, with protein sequence MTNVRIGVMYDRDWAPEGLPEFARRAEALGVDDLWVVEDLGWNGGVSAAAVALGATGRLRVGIGITPAPLRSPALLAMELATLARVFPGRLVAGIGHGVGEWMAQVGVAPRSPLALLEETITSVRALLRGERVELAGREVRLDGVELVHAPAEVPPVVAGVVRPRSLELSGRVADGTLIAEGHGPRDLARIRELTAKGGATADHTLTVFAFARVGDDPDEVARALHPHTEGHGAWLGRPQDEVFTVSGSASRAVADIRALATAGADTVVLRFVGDDPLGQLEAVLRSR encoded by the coding sequence ATGACAAACGTACGGATCGGTGTGATGTACGACCGTGACTGGGCCCCGGAGGGGTTGCCCGAGTTCGCGCGACGGGCCGAGGCGCTCGGGGTGGACGATCTGTGGGTGGTGGAGGACCTCGGCTGGAACGGCGGTGTGTCGGCCGCGGCCGTGGCCCTGGGGGCGACGGGGCGCCTGCGGGTGGGGATCGGCATCACCCCGGCACCGCTGCGCAGCCCGGCGCTGCTGGCGATGGAACTGGCCACGCTGGCCCGGGTGTTCCCCGGCCGGCTGGTGGCCGGCATCGGGCACGGGGTAGGGGAGTGGATGGCCCAGGTCGGTGTCGCGCCCCGCTCCCCGCTGGCGCTGCTGGAGGAGACGATCACGTCCGTGCGGGCGTTGCTGCGCGGTGAGCGTGTCGAGCTGGCGGGGCGTGAAGTGCGCCTGGACGGGGTCGAGCTGGTGCATGCGCCGGCCGAGGTCCCGCCGGTCGTCGCGGGTGTCGTGCGCCCCCGCTCCCTCGAACTGTCCGGCCGGGTCGCCGACGGCACGCTGATCGCCGAGGGCCACGGTCCGCGCGACCTGGCGCGGATCCGTGAGCTGACCGCGAAGGGCGGCGCCACCGCCGACCACACCCTCACCGTCTTCGCCTTCGCCCGCGTCGGCGACGACCCCGACGAGGTGGCCCGTGCCCTGCACCCCCACACCGAGGGCCACGGCGCCTGGCTGGGCCGCCCCCAGGACGAGGTCTTCACCGTCTCCGGCAGCGCCTCCCGGGCCGTCGCCGACATCCGGGCGCTCGCGACGGCAGGCGCCGACACGGTCGTCCTGCGCTTCGTGGGCGACGATCCCCTGGGCCAGCTGGAGGCCGTGCTGCGATCCCGGTGA
- a CDS encoding WD40 repeat domain-containing protein: MPDRPSSPQRIALRDVRRGRERDGVDLSTTGTGAAATSLVLGPAGRTLYTTRASASGMLDHEAWDTASGRRTSTVSDADLASAPVAVRPDGGLMVGDNRLYGLPSGPGRAQDLVQGDQVSALAFRPDGRALAADDRTGRVALWDGAVRHRARVPRNVFPSPLGTAPEAVGALALSPDGRTLAVGGDAGTLQLWDTETQQPLGGPLPTSGEGIETLAFGAGSGTLYAGSAHVPLRRYAVDTGRAMSTVCARAGGGPTRAQWRTYIPDVPFREVRGRT, from the coding sequence GTGCCGGATCGGCCATCGTCCCCGCAGCGGATCGCGCTCCGGGACGTACGGCGGGGCCGGGAGCGCGACGGCGTGGATCTGTCGACGACCGGGACCGGGGCGGCGGCGACCTCGCTCGTCCTCGGCCCCGCCGGGCGCACCCTGTACACCACCCGCGCATCCGCGTCCGGCATGCTCGACCACGAGGCGTGGGACACCGCGAGCGGCCGGCGCACGAGCACCGTCAGCGATGCCGACCTCGCGAGCGCCCCTGTGGCGGTCCGCCCCGACGGCGGCCTCATGGTCGGGGACAACCGTCTGTACGGCCTGCCCTCCGGTCCGGGCCGGGCCCAGGACCTGGTGCAGGGCGACCAGGTCAGCGCGCTCGCCTTCCGCCCCGACGGCCGGGCCCTGGCGGCGGACGACCGGACCGGCCGGGTCGCGCTGTGGGACGGCGCCGTCCGCCACCGGGCGCGGGTCCCGCGCAATGTCTTCCCCTCGCCGCTCGGCACCGCCCCGGAAGCGGTCGGCGCCCTCGCCCTCAGCCCCGACGGCCGCACCCTCGCGGTCGGCGGCGACGCGGGCACCCTCCAGCTGTGGGACACGGAGACCCAACAGCCGCTCGGCGGGCCGCTGCCGACCTCCGGCGAGGGCATCGAGACCCTCGCCTTCGGCGCCGGCAGCGGCACCCTGTACGCCGGGAGCGCGCATGTCCCGCTCCGGCGGTACGCGGTCGACACGGGCCGAGCGATGAGCACCGTCTGCGCCCGCGCGGGCGGCGGCCCGACCCGCGCCCAGTGGCGGACGTACATCCCCGACGTGCCGTTCCGCGAGGTCCGCGGAAGGACTTGA
- a CDS encoding YihY/virulence factor BrkB family protein → MGTVVHVPQTRDMIGEELSGDEALTALRHYGGRRLLLDAFARFRYADGFTHSRSLAFQVVLGLVPFTIALVGVATTVHTESVGRIIELTLGRIVPGASARLVEDALDATARSAGSGVWNAVAMWLGLAFAVLNPASATGQVERGANRIYGIERDRPFLAKYGRALLLALTAGTPMVLGFLVLVAGDAVGTSVVESLGRSPGLLDWWRPLEVPLGVALAWVASVVIFRWAPRRDRPGYTWLAFGSAVHLVLWVSATWLLALYVARSGSFGAVYGPLTAFVALLLWANLTGVALFLGIAFAAQLEAARAGITEAVRPDPGPGS, encoded by the coding sequence ATGGGGACCGTCGTGCACGTACCGCAGACGCGGGACATGATCGGGGAGGAGCTGTCCGGGGACGAGGCGCTCACCGCGCTGCGGCACTACGGAGGCCGGCGGCTGCTCCTCGACGCGTTCGCCCGCTTCCGCTACGCCGACGGCTTCACCCACTCCCGTTCCCTCGCGTTCCAAGTGGTCCTGGGGCTGGTGCCGTTCACCATCGCGCTGGTCGGTGTGGCCACCACCGTGCACACGGAGAGCGTGGGCCGGATCATCGAACTGACCCTGGGCCGGATCGTGCCGGGCGCCAGCGCGCGCCTGGTCGAGGACGCCCTCGACGCCACCGCGCGCAGCGCCGGTTCCGGCGTCTGGAACGCCGTCGCCATGTGGCTGGGACTCGCCTTCGCCGTGCTCAACCCCGCCTCCGCGACGGGGCAGGTCGAGCGGGGCGCCAACCGCATCTACGGCATCGAGCGGGACCGGCCGTTCCTGGCCAAGTACGGCCGGGCCCTGCTCCTCGCCCTCACCGCCGGCACGCCGATGGTCCTGGGCTTCCTCGTGCTCGTCGCGGGGGACGCCGTCGGCACCTCGGTGGTGGAGTCCCTCGGCCGGTCCCCGGGACTGCTCGACTGGTGGCGGCCCCTCGAAGTGCCCCTGGGCGTGGCCCTCGCCTGGGTCGCCTCGGTGGTGATCTTCCGCTGGGCTCCGCGCCGCGACCGGCCCGGCTACACCTGGCTCGCGTTCGGCTCGGCGGTCCACCTCGTGCTGTGGGTCTCGGCCACCTGGCTGCTGGCGCTCTATGTCGCCAGGAGCGGATCGTTCGGCGCCGTGTACGGGCCGCTGACGGCGTTCGTCGCCCTGCTGCTGTGGGCCAACCTGACCGGTGTGGCGCTGTTCCTGGGCATCGCGTTCGCCGCTCAGCTCGAAGCGGCCCGCGCCGGGATCACCGAGGCCGTACGGCCGGACCCGGGGCCGGGGTCATGA
- a CDS encoding DUF6480 family protein, whose translation MAVETVGVPPGETPPGEGSTSGISHPEPPAPRKRWEALSLTLIMLVVALVAIGLISMAVVL comes from the coding sequence ATGGCGGTCGAAACAGTGGGAGTACCGCCCGGTGAGACGCCACCCGGCGAGGGCTCCACCTCCGGGATCTCCCATCCGGAGCCGCCGGCGCCGCGCAAGCGCTGGGAGGCGCTGTCCCTCACCCTGATCATGCTGGTGGTGGCGCTGGTGGCGATCGGTCTGATCAGCATGGCCGTGGTCCTCTGA